The Periplaneta americana isolate PAMFEO1 chromosome 16, P.americana_PAMFEO1_priV1, whole genome shotgun sequence genome segment tatatataatagatttaataaacacATTGTGTATATCGAGCATTGTGAATATGTCGTACACAGTTCTTTGTCATTCATCTTTAGCGTAATATGACAGCGGCAATGTTCTTAGTGAGCACTCAAAGAGGTGATATAGCGGGCAATGCAGTCCACAGATTATACACGCACAATCACTGGTCACCTCAAAGGACAAGTTTATCTGCGAAACTCAAACCCtcgaaatagtaaaatatttcaaatatatatatatatatatatatatatatatatatatataattatggagttcacttttcttttttacttggttatttaacgacgctgtatcaactactagattatttagcgtcgatgaaattggtgacagcgaaatgatatttgacgagaagaggcagaggattcgccacagattacctgatattcgccttacggttggtaaACCCCTTGGAAAAAAACCAAACCAAATAATCAGTCCGAGTAGGAATCGAATTCACTCCCGAGAGCAACTCCCGATcgacaggcaaacgcgctaccgactgagccacgccgatgcatatttaatttattatggaACGAATTCTGTTACACATATTACGTATTGTTGAAGAGgataataaaagtattaaatgACAAAAATTACGTTAGTCGGAAGATCTGTTGGTTTCAACAGACACGAGCTTGATACTCTCTGTTgggaatttatatttcatatcatattcAAAATGGTTTTTGCccctaatttaataaaaaatattacgatTTGCTATTTTAAGAAACAACAGGTCTCCGATATATACTTCTTGCCTTAATTTGATTATTTTCAACATCAGGAAACAATTAACATAACAGTTATACCTAACGTGCGTGTTGATTTTCTGTCCGGAAAAGCGAAGGAAGTCGACAATGGCggatcttcattccatacattccCTGGACATTTACGCACCGCAGCACAGTCCCTCTGCTGTCGTATATAAAGCAGCAACGATTTTTAACTGACATAAGTTTGTGAACCAACTTCAAGCAATAATCTACCACGGTTACCATGGCAACACTAGCTGTAAGTATTTACAGTGCTGAAAGTAAtagtaaccttaaaataaatgttaaattctgAAGTATATCAATGTAAAATagacataatttttattattattcattttcaggTCGCTACAATACTTCTTGTGCTCTGTGCCGCATCATTTGGTGATCATCATGAAGAACATCACCATGTAAGAATCTCATTTCGATGTTCtagaaaattaaacgtaacatAATTCATCTACATTACTAAcatttgtatgtatattaagaaaatattaaaattatgtttatagaATTACTACATCATTTTAGCTAAATAACACTTCAGTTTGtctgaagaaacgtttcgattatccaactaaattaatttattctgaatttaatgtatttaatattgaacaaatttataagtatacgctgttaaaattttatcataaaaatcgtaataagtttgtattacagacacacaattatgacacaagacgaaatattaattcaacattagtagaacctaaatgtctcacatctgctggtctaaagcatagcataaattttggccctcggttgtacaatgctttaactaaattacacccagaacttctaacatgtaacccactaacatataacaagaaaattagaaacgtgttaatatcttcaatttgattaaataaatttatagcatatgtgtatgaattaatcaacctatattatatttgtattctataattttgaaatatatattagtcctacttttcacgtgcgatattattcttctctagtgttaatattatattatataattccattgccgctgtaattatattttagttcctattttattttacttatttatttttattattattattattattattattattattattattattattattattattattatttattttaaaattatatctgaactgtgaccgagcacgagcgctgctcattcggtcttatattgcttgtattattttatttctatttctcttgtttgttttgtaattatattctttattctgtatatttaaatttaaataaataaaaaagttgtttatatcataatttattaatattagtttttaataaaaacattattaaTCTGTAATTTTTCACATTAAAACCAATTAACTCTTTAGATTATGTACTGGcataatgaatttaatttccttGTTGTTATTTTTAACAGGCACATCCCAAGTACGAATTCAAGTACGGCGTGAAGGATCCACACACTCACGACATCAAGGAACAGGCTGAGAAACGAGATGGCCACAAAGTCGAGGGTCACTACATGCTGGTGGAACCTGATGGAACTATCCGCACTGTACACTACAACGCTGACAAACACACCGGATTCCACGCTCACGTACACAAAACAGGTCACGCCATTCACCCCATCCATCACGAGAAAAAGGTGGAAGTCCACCATCACAAATCTGAAGAAGGCGAGTCTCACCACAAGGCATCCAGCTACATCAACTCGCATTTGCACGTTTAGTCatcttatttaaatgtatttgttGTGTTAAATGATGTGAATAAAATAATTGTCAAAGGAATGTCTTActggtatttattttgtataattttatcgtcatatttaatttcatacATGTGggctttatattataatatttcttcCTTCGGTTATTTTTAACTGCGGGCTTTGTTTCAAAGACAAGAAGTTAGTGTGATAGTAATCTATCAATGCAATTATTTAATGACATTTGAAATGTAAGTAAGCAATGCAGACGACTTGTTTAAATATTATCACCGGTGTCCGACAATTTAATCCATGAATATTTCACACAAGGGACAATTCACCCAAAATATTTCATCCAAGAAAATTCATCCAAGAATATTAATCCAAAGATAATTCGCCTAACATATTCCATTCTTAGTCTCACCCAAGGAACATTCACCCAACAATATTCCCATATCCATAACCAACAGTGCTCCAACTATGGATGGGATAGACCAGAACCATCTCTAATAATACGTATTTGACTTTGAGAGCAGTTGAGAGTGTACTTCCTCGTATCACATTTCGTCTTTGTTTTCCCATCTAAAACAT includes the following:
- the LOC138691031 gene encoding cuticle protein 19-like; amino-acid sequence: MATLAVATILLVLCAASFGDHHEEHHHAHPKYEFKYGVKDPHTHDIKEQAEKRDGHKVEGHYMLVEPDGTIRTVHYNADKHTGFHAHVHKTGHAIHPIHHEKKVEVHHHKSEEGESHHKASSYINSHLHV